GGTAAAACGTGTCTCATGTCGACCAATAGCCTTATCACGAGAATCTGTATCCGTCAAATGTGCCCAGTACTCATAAAAGTCATCATCGTTTAACATGAGCTTTTCAATAACTAGGAAATAAGATTGAAGATGCTTAGGAATGTAGCCGTAAGGATTCTCTTTAGTAACATCCTCTTGTTCTTCTCCAAAGGAAATCCCCCAGAAATCTAGTTGCTTATCAGCCATTTCCTGGAATACTTGAGACAAATCTCTCATAGGACCAATATTAGTATCATTCACCAAGAGGAGCTGGTCGTAATCTTTAAGCTTATCTTTACCAAAGGCAAAGATTCCTTCTCTAAAGGCTGCAGTATCATATCCCTTGTTATCACGAGTCAGAACACTACCGTAGGTCTCAAGGGTATTAATATCATCATCGTGAAGCTGTCCATTGACAACTACAATAACATCATCTACCAATGGAGCCAAGGCTTGCAAGAAACGTAATTTGTATTCTTGAAGACGAGCTTCAGACTCAAAAATAACATAAACCAACACTTTCTTACCATTATACGACAAGGCAGAGCGTTGACTATTTCTGAGACGTCGTAACTGACGAACCTTAAGTGGTGTCATTCGACGACGTAGCTGTATCACTTTGACTTTTAAAGCTCTTAAATAATTTTTAATCGCTTTTGGATTCTTAGCAATTACTCCTGCTGTCTTTATAGGTGTAATTAGTGCGTTCCCCAAACGATATGACAGCGAACCTCGGATCAGCTCCATCTCTTTATGGGCATCCTTCAATCTCTTAGATTGTGTATACTTTCTTCGTTCAAGTTGATCACGTTCTTTTTTCAAGCGATTAACATAGTCTGTCACTTCATCGTGATGTTTAAGCAAGCTATCCAACCTCTCTTCCAAAACCATGAGGTTATCACAAACTGCCTTGTAAACTTCATGAGGAAGCTTATCAAGATATTTCTCAAGAATATCAAGATAGATTTCATAATGGTAGCGAACGGAGTCACGTCCAGAAATTGACCCTGTTTCAAAGACACGATAATTAAGCTTAGTGCTTGGTTGATATACCGCTTTAGCACTGTTATTAATAATCAAGTTCAATAAAAAGTCATAATCTTCAAGCTTTTTACGATTTAACTTCTCATCATAACGAGTATTTCCAATAATACTTCTACGAATCAAAGAACAATTATCAATAAAACTAGCATTTAGGAAAGCAGTTAAGTCAAATTCACGGCTTTTAAGATAGAACTCTTCTTTTTCTGGGTTAAAAAGATCACAGTACACGATGTCAGCATTTGTTTCCGTCAACTTACTATACAACTGTTCCACATAATCCGTATCGAGGTAGTTATCACTATCTACAAATAGCAAATAATCACCTCTAATAAGCTCGAGTCCTAAATTTCGATTATTTACCACTCCAAGGTTTTCATGAGTTTCAAATTTTGTCTCAAAAGGTGAATCCTTCAAAACCTCTTGGATAATTTGAGTTGAACTATCCGTCGAACCATCATCCAAAACGATTAATTCGATATTAGTATAGGTCTGATTAAAAACACTTCGTAGACACTGCTCAATATACTTTTCATGATTGTAACAAGTCACAACCACTGAGATTAAATTATTCATTTTTCCATCCATTTTGTTTAACAAAATATCAATTAGTACCTAATAACTACTAATATTACTAAGCTTCAAAGATTGACTAAAGTAGTAATCTTTGAAAGTGCATACCACCTTAATTATACTATAGTTTAT
The DNA window shown above is from Streptococcus salivarius and carries:
- a CDS encoding rhamnan synthesis F family protein — translated: MNNLISVVVTCYNHEKYIEQCLRSVFNQTYTNIELIVLDDGSTDSSTQIIQEVLKDSPFETKFETHENLGVVNNRNLGLELIRGDYLLFVDSDNYLDTDYVEQLYSKLTETNADIVYCDLFNPEKEEFYLKSREFDLTAFLNASFIDNCSLIRRSIIGNTRYDEKLNRKKLEDYDFLLNLIINNSAKAVYQPSTKLNYRVFETGSISGRDSVRYHYEIYLDILEKYLDKLPHEVYKAVCDNLMVLEERLDSLLKHHDEVTDYVNRLKKERDQLERRKYTQSKRLKDAHKEMELIRGSLSYRLGNALITPIKTAGVIAKNPKAIKNYLRALKVKVIQLRRRMTPLKVRQLRRLRNSQRSALSYNGKKVLVYVIFESEARLQEYKLRFLQALAPLVDDVIVVVNGQLHDDDINTLETYGSVLTRDNKGYDTAAFREGIFAFGKDKLKDYDQLLLVNDTNIGPMRDLSQVFQEMADKQLDFWGISFGEEQEDVTKENPYGYIPKHLQSYFLVIEKLMLNDDDFYEYWAHLTDTDSRDKAIGRHETRFTKHFADLGYRFDAVVQEYEDSAMYIHPLKMLKAGSPLVKYTALKNYDEDQFLWQGLDRDSEVPDLLEFVAEETDYPVSILEDIVNKFKAVPRDQYILLIDGVENIIPQCTRYRVLNKAEQLRKHGFAVKVVNLSDFQLSMAQNASHIIIYRSPISPELLRLCHLAKEYGKPVFFDIDDLVFDTVYTDQLSYTQGLTSVEKGNYDAGVRNYGYMLENCDGAITSTNQLQEELYKYQSKVLLNRNLASDDLIAISSQYIKDYSQTSDIVKVGYFSGSISHNENFELIKPAIKQLLTKYSNVQLHIVGILDIPQDMKPFENQIVTHDYVDWDKLPALISEVDINLAPLVDSIFNRAKSEIKWIEAALVKVPTVASKIGAFSDAVVDGETGLLATDDQWFDKLEALVLSPELRQKIADAAYRAVLENCTLSKKDDMVTYFEQN